A window from Malacoplasma iowae encodes these proteins:
- a CDS encoding ABC transporter permease: MNSFTDFFSKDRILSFIRKWYIFILLSLIYIPFIVLIIISFNGESSRGNIVTNITGNLTGVNYINLFKNDEFLNSLFNTFLVVIVVVPVSVCVAIFTCLGMWYSKKRITKFTKGISSGNISIPEIITGISLAIFYSIVWIPLGLDFGYATVVISHISFCIPYAIVAIYPRIMSLKVSLVNASNDLGASKTRTFMKVILPYLSPSIISASIIVTAMSFDDFVITSLVNGNFQTISTSIYLSAKGIKAWIVTFGAILVMLFFAGSVIIALRKIIVEKRKEGRKCGFK; this comes from the coding sequence ATGAATAGTTTTACTGATTTCTTTTCAAAAGATAGAATTCTTAGTTTTATAAGAAAATGATACATCTTCATTCTTTTATCTTTAATTTATATTCCTTTTATAGTTTTGATAATAATAAGTTTTAATGGAGAAAGTTCTAGAGGAAATATAGTTACAAATATAACTGGAAATTTAACTGGTGTTAACTATATTAACTTATTTAAAAATGATGAATTTTTAAATTCATTATTTAATACATTTTTAGTTGTTATTGTAGTTGTTCCAGTATCAGTTTGTGTTGCTATTTTTACGTGTCTTGGAATGTGATATAGTAAGAAAAGAATTACTAAATTCACTAAAGGTATATCAAGTGGTAATATAAGTATTCCTGAAATTATTACAGGTATAAGTCTTGCAATATTTTATTCTATTGTGTGAATCCCTTTAGGTTTGGATTTTGGTTATGCTACAGTTGTAATATCTCATATTTCATTTTGTATTCCATATGCTATTGTAGCTATTTATCCAAGAATTATGAGTTTAAAAGTTAGTTTAGTTAATGCGTCTAATGATTTAGGTGCAAGTAAAACAAGAACTTTTATGAAAGTTATTCTTCCATATCTTTCTCCTTCAATAATTTCAGCTTCAATAATTGTTACAGCAATGAGTTTTGATGACTTTGTTATTACTTCATTAGTTAATGGTAATTTCCAAACAATTTCTACAAGTATTTATTTATCAGCAAAAGGTATTAAGGCTTGAATTGTTACATTTGGCGCAATACTAGTTATGTTATTTTTTGCAGGATCTGTAATTATTGCTCTTAGAAAAATTATTGTTGAAAAAAGAAAGGAAGGAAGAAAATGTGGGTTTAAATAA
- a CDS encoding lysylphosphatidylglycerol synthase transmembrane domain-containing protein, which translates to MDKSKMTTTNNTNEFKQETILKNSPNSKNFWNKKTIIGFVLGFSILVIVSVLVSVFFLGIDYSFIKDLVNKPINGTEIGFMFGMIITLLYMWIWNGYYCIVTAKQFGLKANFFEVFLFGIFSLFLNNITPFAFGSEAFKIYWLKKKGLTTREATLSVSSTTIFFSIAQILVTWPSFIYFATRYTDIVSNDGAYAFWLTFVGLLVDLSVCTVLFSLSFSKRVHVFISTIFNRFLKWMKKPYKPKEEIINDFQTNSWFRTAYINEMKKISHVSILLIATMIYACMIYLSMFFSFRTLGYDQPIFSAINLFNLSNVAVTANNFVPIPGGEGTIQVLMKKFINVWVNTSNNTGLTQQQIGTAIDESIFVWRSFLFYIPTIVGLLLCPVGIYVHFKKKK; encoded by the coding sequence ATGGATAAAAGCAAAATGACAACAACTAATAACACAAATGAATTTAAACAAGAAACAATATTAAAAAATAGTCCTAATTCAAAAAACTTTTGAAATAAGAAAACTATTATTGGTTTTGTATTAGGTTTTTCTATTTTGGTAATTGTTTCTGTTTTAGTTTCAGTGTTCTTTTTAGGAATAGACTATTCATTTATCAAAGACCTTGTTAATAAACCAATTAATGGGACTGAAATTGGTTTTATGTTTGGTATGATCATTACTTTATTGTATATGTGAATATGAAATGGTTATTATTGTATAGTAACTGCAAAACAATTTGGTTTAAAAGCAAATTTCTTTGAAGTGTTTTTATTTGGAATATTTTCATTATTTTTAAATAACATTACTCCTTTTGCTTTTGGAAGCGAAGCATTTAAAATATACTGATTAAAGAAAAAAGGATTAACCACAAGAGAAGCAACTCTGTCAGTTTCTAGTACAACAATATTTTTTAGCATTGCACAAATATTAGTGACATGACCATCATTTATTTATTTTGCAACAAGATATACAGATATTGTTTCAAATGATGGTGCATATGCTTTTTGATTAACATTTGTAGGACTATTAGTTGATCTTTCAGTTTGTACAGTTTTATTCTCTTTATCTTTTAGTAAAAGAGTACATGTGTTTATAAGTACAATATTTAATAGATTTTTAAAATGAATGAAAAAACCTTATAAACCAAAAGAAGAAATTATTAATGATTTCCAAACAAATTCATGATTTAGAACCGCATATATTAATGAGATGAAAAAAATATCTCATGTTTCTATATTATTAATTGCAACAATGATATATGCTTGCATGATTTATTTATCAATGTTTTTTTCTTTTAGAACACTAGGTTATGATCAACCAATATTCAGTGCTATTAATTTGTTTAATTTATCTAATGTTGCAGTTACAGCTAATAATTTTGTACCAATTCCAGGTGGTGAGGGTACAATTCAAGTGTTAATGAAAAAATTTATTAATGTTTGAGTTAACACATCAAATAATACTGGTTTAACACAACAACAAATTGGAACTGCTATTGATGAATCTATATTTGTTTGAAGATCGTTCTTGTTTTATATTCCTACAATAGTTGGATTGCTTTTGTGTCCTGTAGGTATTTATGTTCATTTTAAAAAGAAAAAATAA
- a CDS encoding type 2 periplasmic-binding domain-containing protein translates to MGLNKLKITSSILLASFSLGFGFTLTSCSDNGFYLANFESYMAPKLMTSLKSEYDNLNFRYYGTNEDLERSFVRNYDVAVPSSYLMAKFASSGKLVKLDWSKFNIKDSDGQLITDAEKALKLFDPTAQTILTSIYDINGDGKVDKEHDNLLNYGVPYFLQDFIVGYKGEKLQKFAKNNENRWTDVINYFGKNSGRSKTYKKIAMIDDYRTVYSIPRLIETESSGSPNVNPNAGPKGEDVVTINNFVNTYGILSSNFTESNTFLLNSDSNFILNDFADPKGASVGIMYNGDLLYAIQGGDNGSEEQLFDENNVHFIRPKNTLIALDMLVINKNSKFQNEAYDIIKKIALEGLSKDEDITNTDDEDSYIYGPMVNFDYVQYTSPLEKITEYVLGKKETNPKTKQLNNKDESENKIQSTYFSYLLDEGYSEEFVKLCQEIYRIGLYNSTESPTQPVKHNLIEKDLSELNKSNMFYAYNKIRAKL, encoded by the coding sequence GTGGGTTTAAATAAATTAAAAATAACTAGTTCGATTCTTCTTGCTTCTTTTTCTTTGGGTTTTGGTTTCACATTAACATCATGTAGTGATAATGGTTTTTATTTAGCTAACTTTGAAAGTTATATGGCCCCTAAATTAATGACTTCATTAAAATCTGAATATGATAATTTGAATTTTAGATATTATGGAACTAATGAAGATTTAGAAAGATCATTTGTAAGAAATTATGATGTTGCTGTTCCCTCATCATATTTAATGGCAAAATTTGCATCAAGTGGAAAATTAGTCAAATTAGATTGATCAAAATTTAATATTAAAGATTCTGATGGTCAATTAATTACTGATGCAGAAAAAGCCCTTAAGCTATTTGACCCGACAGCACAAACAATTTTAACATCAATATATGATATAAATGGTGATGGGAAAGTTGATAAAGAACACGATAATTTATTAAATTATGGAGTGCCCTACTTCCTTCAAGATTTTATTGTTGGATACAAAGGAGAAAAACTACAGAAATTTGCAAAAAATAATGAAAATAGATGAACTGATGTAATTAATTATTTTGGCAAAAATTCTGGTAGATCTAAAACATATAAAAAAATCGCAATGATTGATGATTATAGAACAGTTTATTCTATTCCTAGATTGATAGAAACAGAAAGCAGTGGTTCTCCTAATGTTAATCCTAATGCAGGACCAAAAGGTGAAGATGTAGTCACAATAAATAATTTTGTTAATACTTATGGCATCTTGTCTTCAAATTTCACTGAGAGTAATACCTTTTTATTAAATTCAGATTCTAATTTTATTCTTAATGACTTTGCTGACCCTAAGGGAGCAAGTGTTGGAATTATGTATAATGGTGATTTACTGTACGCTATTCAAGGTGGTGATAATGGTAGTGAAGAACAATTATTTGATGAGAATAATGTTCACTTCATTAGACCAAAAAATACACTTATAGCATTAGATATGTTAGTAATAAATAAAAATTCTAAATTTCAAAATGAAGCTTATGACATAATTAAAAAAATTGCTTTAGAAGGCCTAAGTAAAGATGAAGATATAACTAATACCGATGATGAAGATTCATATATTTATGGCCCAATGGTAAATTTTGATTATGTTCAATATACTTCTCCTTTGGAAAAAATTACTGAATATGTTCTTGGTAAAAAAGAAACTAATCCAAAAACTAAACAATTAAATAATAAAGATGAAAGTGAAAATAAAATTCAATCAACGTATTTCTCATATTTATTAGATGAGGGATATTCAGAAGAATTTGTAAAACTTTGTCAAGAAATTTATCGGATTGGTTTATATAATTCAACTGAAAGTCCTACTCAACCAGTAAAACATAATTTAATAGAAAAAGATTTAAGTGAATTAAATAAATCTAATATGTTTTATGCTTATAATAAAATAAGAGCAAAATTATAA
- a CDS encoding ABC transporter permease yields MNNKFISTIKKNNKFWMFIPYFLISIILVLIPLIIVVIRAFTPAVVSSGDGSVSLPVSENWNFIDYTVFEKILLSIGIAFVTSLLCLVIGYPFAYFLSLNKNKCLKILTVSIVISPIWMSFLIKLVSLKTLFDLMNGSPNSTYGNIYSIIALVYINLPIFILTIYTYINSIPKNLLDASKDLGKNSLQTFFFVIVPYTKNAIMSGLTLVFLPSITVAGVSKFMNNSNDGELVGDIIVGQGQSALVSNIALSRVSALCIVLCAAILILFAIFLVIRKVLKVQKSKRDNGGVL; encoded by the coding sequence ATGAATAATAAATTTATCTCTACTATTAAAAAAAATAATAAATTTTGAATGTTTATTCCTTATTTTTTAATAAGTATTATTTTGGTATTAATACCTCTTATTATTGTTGTTATTAGAGCTTTTACTCCAGCAGTTGTTTCATCTGGAGATGGTAGTGTTAGTTTGCCAGTAAGCGAAAATTGAAACTTTATTGATTATACTGTTTTTGAAAAAATTTTATTGTCCATTGGGATTGCATTTGTAACAAGTTTATTATGTTTGGTTATAGGTTACCCATTTGCTTACTTTTTATCTCTTAATAAAAATAAGTGTTTGAAAATATTAACAGTATCAATTGTAATATCTCCAATTTGAATGAGTTTTCTAATTAAGTTGGTTAGTTTAAAAACTCTATTTGATTTAATGAATGGAAGTCCAAATAGTACATATGGAAATATTTATTCAATAATTGCTTTAGTTTATATAAATCTACCTATCTTTATATTAACAATTTACACTTACATTAATTCCATTCCAAAAAATCTTTTAGATGCTAGTAAAGATCTTGGAAAAAATAGTTTACAAACTTTCTTTTTTGTTATTGTTCCTTATACAAAAAATGCAATTATGAGTGGATTAACTTTAGTATTTTTACCAAGTATTACAGTTGCTGGGGTTAGTAAATTTATGAATAATTCCAATGATGGAGAATTAGTTGGTGATATTATTGTTGGTCAAGGTCAATCAGCGCTTGTAAGTAATATTGCTTTATCTAGGGTGTCAGCACTTTGTATAGTTTTATGTGCTGCAATTTTGATTTTATTTGCAATTTTTTTAGTAATTAGAAAAGTACTAAAAGTACAAAAAAGCAAAAGGGACAATGGAGGTGTTTTATAA
- a CDS encoding Y-family DNA polymerase, giving the protein MEYNIFHIDMDSFYASAEMADKPELKNKPVCVGSRNKHGIISSANYVARSFGVKAAMKIYEAKRLCPSLVVLDVNMNKYIKVSDQIYLFLNSLTPNVEIGSIDEWYLDTNGSKYESWNETDFAFFIKSEILKRFNLNCTIGCSHTKFLAKMATNYIKPNGHIVFTKENFKDYIYPLSIGKMFFVGKKLENFFLSENIKTIGDLVNTNQDLYFYKKIGVIYNKLKNEALGISKAKVDTKSNYQKAIGRSFTIDSFTETKEFLNLIDEMVLYINNHLKINNASFMSLTLRLKLENSNNKVKTIRYPLSKFKVDIVDAISMFESITYDVNYKNIYNISLTANELIFNISQAEQIDMFDKTKSDNNPFKKISNDVNEKLNKKIIYLAKDYFDK; this is encoded by the coding sequence ATGGAATATAATATTTTTCACATTGATATGGATTCTTTTTATGCTTCAGCTGAAATGGCTGATAAACCCGAATTAAAAAATAAACCAGTATGTGTTGGTTCTAGAAACAAACACGGTATTATTTCATCTGCAAACTATGTAGCAAGAAGCTTTGGTGTAAAAGCTGCAATGAAAATATATGAAGCAAAAAGATTATGTCCATCACTTGTTGTTTTAGATGTTAATATGAATAAATATATAAAAGTATCAGACCAAATATATTTGTTTTTAAATTCCCTTACTCCTAATGTTGAAATTGGTTCTATTGATGAATGATATTTGGATACAAATGGTTCCAAATATGAATCTTGAAATGAAACAGATTTTGCTTTTTTTATTAAATCTGAAATCTTAAAAAGATTTAATCTCAATTGCACTATAGGATGTTCACATACAAAATTTTTAGCTAAAATGGCAACTAATTATATAAAACCTAATGGACATATAGTTTTTACAAAAGAAAATTTCAAAGATTACATATATCCATTATCAATAGGCAAAATGTTTTTTGTAGGTAAAAAATTAGAAAATTTTTTCCTTAGTGAAAATATTAAAACAATTGGTGATTTAGTTAACACAAATCAAGATTTATATTTTTATAAAAAAATAGGTGTAATTTATAACAAATTAAAAAATGAAGCTTTAGGAATTTCAAAAGCAAAGGTTGATACTAAATCAAATTATCAAAAAGCTATTGGAAGAAGTTTTACCATAGATAGTTTCACAGAAACAAAAGAATTTTTAAACCTTATAGATGAAATGGTTTTATATATTAACAATCATTTAAAAATAAATAATGCAAGTTTTATGTCTTTAACATTAAGATTGAAATTAGAAAACAGCAACAACAAAGTAAAAACAATAAGATATCCTTTAAGCAAATTTAAAGTTGACATTGTTGATGCTATATCAATGTTTGAAAGTATAACATATGATGTTAACTACAAAAATATATACAATATATCACTTACTGCTAATGAACTTATTTTTAATATTAGTCAAGCAGAACAAATAGATATGTTTGACAAAACAAAGAGTGATAACAACCCATTTAAAAAAATATCAAATGATGTTAATGAAAAATTAAATAAAAAAATCATTTATTTAGCAAAAGATTACTTTGATAAATAA
- the tsaD gene encoding tRNA (adenosine(37)-N6)-threonylcarbamoyltransferase complex transferase subunit TsaD — translation MNNYILAIETSCDDTSIAILKENKVLSCVTKDSTKSLNEFGGIVPEIASRKHEEFIIDVFNDAIKEAGIKKEDINYICYTNEPGLPGSLHVGKTFALSLAYFLNIKAYPINHIHGHVLSPFINSEVKYPFISLIASGKTTSIYVAKNANDITEVIKTDDDALGETFDKIGKALGYPYPQGPWIDKNFVLEKATIEFPHPQINKNFSFSGIKNRVISLINNKKNKKEYIDKIEIGSSFQKWAIDILMDKLEFFKEKYNTSIVAIGGGVSANSLFKTRIKELFDYSFVPEKEYSCDNAAMIGFAFYEKYLKKSN, via the coding sequence ATGAATAACTATATATTAGCAATAGAAACAAGTTGTGATGACACAAGCATTGCAATTTTAAAAGAAAATAAAGTATTGTCTTGTGTTACAAAAGACTCAACTAAATCATTAAATGAATTTGGTGGTATTGTTCCAGAAATAGCATCAAGAAAACATGAAGAATTTATTATTGATGTTTTTAATGATGCAATAAAAGAAGCCGGAATAAAAAAAGAAGATATTAATTATATATGTTATACAAATGAACCTGGGTTACCAGGTTCATTGCATGTTGGTAAAACATTTGCATTGTCTTTAGCATATTTTTTAAATATTAAAGCATATCCAATTAATCATATTCATGGTCATGTATTAAGTCCTTTTATAAATAGTGAAGTTAAATATCCTTTTATATCATTAATTGCGTCAGGTAAAACAACAAGTATCTATGTTGCAAAAAACGCAAATGATATCACTGAAGTTATCAAAACAGATGATGATGCACTTGGGGAAACATTTGATAAAATAGGAAAAGCTTTGGGATACCCTTATCCACAAGGACCATGAATAGATAAAAATTTTGTGTTAGAAAAAGCAACAATAGAATTTCCACATCCACAAATTAATAAAAACTTTTCTTTTTCTGGAATTAAAAATAGAGTTATTAGTTTAATTAATAACAAAAAAAACAAAAAAGAATATATTGATAAAATTGAAATTGGATCATCTTTTCAAAAATGAGCAATTGATATATTGATGGATAAATTAGAATTTTTTAAAGAAAAATATAATACATCAATTGTAGCAATTGGGGGTGGAGTTTCAGCTAATAGTTTATTTAAAACTAGAATAAAAGAATTATTTGATTATAGTTTTGTACCAGAAAAAGAATACTCATGTGATAATGCTGCAATGATAGGTTTTGCATTTTATGAGAAATATTTAAAAAAATCAAATTAA
- a CDS encoding phosphopantetheine-binding protein, whose amino-acid sequence MNIKNDVIKIIKNELNIDLNEKKMGINFKEFGVDSLEIMELIIKIESEFDLSFPDDELLKLKTVNDLIGLIEQIKK is encoded by the coding sequence ATGAATATAAAAAATGATGTAATAAAAATAATTAAAAATGAACTAAATATAGATCTTAACGAAAAGAAAATGGGTATTAATTTTAAAGAATTTGGAGTTGATTCTTTAGAAATAATGGAACTTATAATAAAAATTGAGTCAGAATTTGATTTATCATTTCCTGATGACGAATTACTAAAACTTAAAACAGTTAATGATTTAATTGGTTTAATAGAACAGATTAAAAAATAA
- a CDS encoding IS30 family transposase, whose translation MKTYKHLTKEERCLIYFLWNKEKYSMNKIAKILNKNKSTISRELKRNTSSTGIYYSSTAHKKYIRRKSNCHMFFMLKYKNFTDLFIQKFNPKSHGVEATIFWIKENYPLVKVPSARQVFRWINSKIWKIQRRDCLRRKYVKGKRRKIGIFSKIDGKYCIPYSLRPEKINNRKEFGHWEADLIVSKRQSGYYHLLTLVERKTRLAIIRKIKGKNARSMMAKMYTIIRDEKLPIKSITVDNGLEFQMMGITAKQFNFKVYYCQPYSSFQRGSNENINGIVRRWYKKGTDFSLVSEDKIKTLEWKVNNIPRKMFGYKTAYQMYQENI comes from the coding sequence ATGAAAACTTATAAACATTTAACAAAAGAAGAAAGATGCTTAATTTATTTTCTTTGAAATAAAGAAAAATATTCTATGAATAAGATTGCAAAAATCTTAAATAAAAACAAATCAACAATATCAAGAGAATTAAAAAGAAACACATCTTCAACAGGGATTTATTATTCATCAACTGCTCACAAAAAATACATTAGAAGAAAATCAAATTGTCATATGTTTTTTATGTTGAAGTACAAAAACTTCACAGATCTTTTTATTCAAAAATTTAATCCTAAATCTCATGGTGTAGAAGCTACAATTTTTTGAATAAAAGAAAACTATCCGTTAGTTAAAGTTCCAAGTGCTAGGCAAGTATTTAGATGAATCAATAGCAAGATTTGAAAGATACAAAGAAGAGATTGTTTAAGAAGAAAATATGTTAAAGGAAAAAGAAGAAAAATAGGTATATTTTCTAAAATTGATGGAAAATACTGCATTCCTTATAGTCTAAGACCAGAAAAGATAAACAATAGAAAAGAATTTGGACATTGAGAAGCTGATCTAATAGTTAGTAAAAGGCAAAGTGGTTATTACCACTTATTGACATTAGTGGAAAGAAAAACAAGGTTGGCAATTATTAGAAAAATAAAAGGGAAGAACGCTAGATCAATGATGGCTAAAATGTATACCATTATTCGAGATGAAAAACTCCCAATAAAAAGCATCACTGTTGATAATGGGTTAGAGTTTCAAATGATGGGAATAACTGCAAAACAATTCAACTTTAAAGTTTATTATTGCCAACCTTATTCTTCATTCCAAAGAGGGTCCAACGAGAACATAAATGGGATAGTTAGAAGATGATATAAAAAAGGAACTGACTTCAGTTTAGTAAGTGAAGATAAAATAAAAACTCTTGAATGAAAAGTAAACAACATCCCAAGAAAAATGTTTGGTTATAAAACAGCTTACCAAATGTATCAAGAAAATATTTAA
- the greA gene encoding transcription elongation factor GreA has protein sequence MSKNFITKEGLKELKKELDHLIKVKRPEILKQLQEAREQGDLSENADYDAAKNAQAQIEGRIKELQDQIDNSSIIEKGTKKSGSGNDIVKLSSTVTIYDVLDKKDYTYQILGSTESDPANNKISNECQLAKSILGKKVGDEIMVKGVENPYKVIIKKIS, from the coding sequence ATGAGTAAAAACTTTATAACAAAAGAGGGTTTAAAAGAACTTAAAAAAGAACTTGACCATTTAATAAAAGTTAAAAGACCTGAGATATTAAAACAACTTCAAGAAGCAAGAGAACAAGGTGACTTGTCCGAAAATGCAGATTATGATGCTGCTAAAAATGCTCAGGCTCAAATAGAAGGAAGAATTAAAGAATTACAAGATCAAATTGATAATTCATCAATCATAGAAAAAGGGACTAAAAAAAGTGGGTCTGGTAATGATATAGTAAAACTTTCTTCTACTGTAACAATTTATGATGTTTTAGATAAAAAAGACTATACTTATCAAATTTTAGGTTCAACAGAGTCAGACCCTGCAAATAATAAAATTTCAAATGAATGTCAACTTGCTAAATCTATTTTAGGTAAAAAAGTTGGTGATGAAATAATGGTTAAAGGTGTTGAAAACCCTTATAAAGTTATAATCAAAAAAATTTCTTAG
- a CDS encoding MG284/MPN403 family protein: MNIYQDFKSKIEKYNIAKFWIENVSKKTDKNDENVNEKYIEWQKYVSLIDDILSQLDYEQRDIIEKIYIAKIGKENMNYSISTFYLKQKRAVQRFLEIYNFGESI; encoded by the coding sequence ATGAATATATACCAAGATTTTAAAAGTAAAATAGAAAAATATAATATAGCCAAATTTTGAATAGAAAATGTGTCTAAAAAAACCGATAAAAATGATGAAAATGTGAATGAAAAATACATAGAATGACAAAAATATGTATCTTTAATTGATGATATTTTATCTCAATTGGATTATGAACAAAGAGACATAATAGAAAAAATATACATTGCAAAAATTGGCAAAGAAAACATGAATTATTCTATTTCAACTTTTTATTTGAAACAAAAAAGAGCTGTTCAAAGATTTTTGGAAATTTATAACTTTGGTGAATCTATATAA
- a CDS encoding YfcC family protein gives MKKEKKVKPESSDEISNEAKEITSKDEVIESSREKEEKEETKETTNKNEKEAPAEKATKVFGNIAAYNWWSKMGLFNILLTVGIVFVFLAFFWTSGISNDKYIANMIFAWVLVGLGLVLNVVMNALFYSKRIKCFRQEFKIWSSILSFIPLGFIGLFVFSSMESKEFYEDEKVKKMGYVRPKKTMPHVYVTLMIIIFVVIVASWLVTWTNGSSSLAPAGFLYVLVAPIQGFVDAAELIIFLMIMGGFLAIVTESQALEAGLGRMVKKMHGKEIIMVPILFVLFSVGGTTYGMAEETIPFYLLLIPVFLAAGFDAYTAFLTILLGAGLGTASSILNPFVVNTAISGIKPIADSGSSAMAAADGTSGVNDAIAKLSPSIGIIWRSVIYVVLVIAGASYVTWYAWRVKKHPEKSAVYHLKAEHEKEFAFDIDSLPEFTLKRKLILSTFGLTFLFMIISVITWQDVAKTQIFIDAANWIDKYFPFIGGTKTDGSSLIGAFGTWYLIQMSFLFFLSSLIIGALSWRGSVHFINKFLAGSADFIGVSIVISIARGISVVVKDTGLSELIINGLQGMLNGIGNAFAVVFIFYFIFIILSFLIPSTSGFAAAVFPVLGPAVIGSYNLGLTVSGQIASFSMASGLVNIASPSGGIFIAALSVSKIPLGNYYKTTGWFLGVFMVLSIALLLIGQAVNGTGFSSASDALNGIF, from the coding sequence ATGAAGAAGGAAAAAAAAGTAAAACCTGAATCTTCAGATGAAATTTCTAATGAAGCTAAAGAAATTACATCTAAAGATGAAGTAATTGAATCATCACGAGAAAAGGAAGAAAAAGAAGAGACAAAAGAAACAACAAACAAAAATGAAAAAGAAGCTCCAGCAGAAAAAGCTACTAAAGTTTTTGGAAACATTGCAGCTTATAATTGATGAAGCAAAATGGGGCTATTTAACATTTTACTTACAGTTGGTATAGTATTTGTATTTTTAGCTTTCTTTTGAACTAGCGGTATTAGCAACGATAAATACATTGCAAATATGATATTTGCATGAGTATTAGTTGGTTTAGGACTAGTTCTTAATGTGGTGATGAATGCTTTGTTCTATAGTAAAAGAATAAAGTGTTTTAGACAAGAATTTAAAATATGAAGTTCAATATTATCCTTTATTCCATTAGGATTTATTGGTCTATTTGTTTTCTCTTCTATGGAATCAAAAGAATTCTACGAAGACGAAAAAGTTAAAAAAATGGGGTATGTAAGACCTAAAAAAACAATGCCTCATGTTTATGTAACGTTAATGATAATTATCTTTGTAGTTATCGTAGCTTCATGACTTGTTACATGAACTAATGGAAGTAGTAGTTTAGCACCTGCAGGATTCTTGTATGTTTTAGTTGCACCAATACAAGGGTTTGTAGATGCAGCTGAGTTAATTATATTCTTAATGATAATGGGTGGATTCTTAGCTATTGTTACTGAATCTCAAGCTTTAGAAGCTGGTCTTGGTAGAATGGTTAAGAAAATGCATGGTAAAGAAATTATTATGGTGCCTATATTGTTTGTTCTATTCTCAGTTGGTGGAACAACATATGGTATGGCTGAAGAAACTATTCCTTTCTACTTATTATTAATTCCAGTATTCTTAGCGGCTGGATTTGATGCTTATACGGCTTTCTTAACAATATTATTGGGTGCTGGTTTAGGTACTGCATCATCAATTCTTAACCCATTTGTTGTTAATACTGCTATAAGTGGAATTAAACCAATTGCTGATTCTGGTTCTTCAGCAATGGCAGCAGCTGATGGAACTTCTGGAGTAAATGATGCAATAGCTAAATTATCACCATCTATTGGTATTATTTGAAGATCTGTAATATATGTTGTACTTGTTATAGCTGGTGCAAGTTATGTAACATGATATGCATGAAGAGTTAAAAAACACCCAGAAAAATCTGCTGTTTATCATTTAAAAGCTGAACATGAAAAAGAATTTGCTTTTGATATTGATTCTTTACCAGAATTTACATTAAAAAGAAAATTAATACTATCAACTTTTGGGTTAACATTCTTGTTTATGATTATTTCTGTTATTACATGACAAGATGTTGCTAAAACACAAATATTTATTGATGCAGCAAATTGAATAGATAAATATTTCCCATTCATTGGTGGTACAAAAACTGATGGAAGTAGTTTAATTGGTGCGTTTGGTACATGATATCTAATTCAGATGAGTTTCTTGTTCTTTTTATCATCTCTAATAATTGGTGCATTATCATGACGTGGATCAGTTCACTTTATTAATAAATTCTTGGCTGGTTCTGCTGACTTTATTGGTGTATCTATTGTTATTTCAATCGCAAGAGGTATATCAGTAGTTGTTAAAGATACAGGATTAAGTGAATTGATAATTAATGGATTACAAGGAATGTTGAATGGAATTGGTAATGCATTTGCAGTTGTATTCATATTCTATTTCATATTCATAATCCTATCATTCTTGATACCAAGTACATCTGGGTTTGCTGCAGCTGTGTTCCCAGTTTTAGGACCAGCAGTTATTGGTAGCTATAACTTAGGATTAACAGTTAGTGGACAAATCGCTTCATTCTCTATGGCGTCAGGTCTTGTTAATATCGCTTCTCCATCTGGTGGTATTTTCATAGCTGCATTGTCTGTAAGTAAAATTCCTTTAGGAAATTACTACAAAACAACTGGATGATTCTTAGGTGTGTTTATGGTATTATCAATTGCACTATTATTAATTGGTCAAGCTGTAAACGGAACTGGATTCAGTTCTGCAAGTGATGCTTTAAACGGTATATTCTAA